One Sphingomonas sp. SUN039 genomic window carries:
- the glpX gene encoding class II fructose-bisphosphatase: MPETNIAPSDVLDRVLVLEMVRVTEKAAISASALIGRGDEKAADAAAVEAMRDALNSLYMDGTVVIGEGERDEAPMLFIGEKVGSAPGKGPKIDIALDPLEGTTITAKAGPNALAVLAAAEGGNLLNAPDTYMDKIAVGPGYPEGVIDLTKSATENVHALAAAKGVAPNEIIACVLDRPRHEKLIAELRAMGCGVMLIGDGDVAGVIATTDPDTGIDIYLGQGGAPEGVLAAAALRCVGGQFQGRLVFRNDDERARARKWGIEDLDRVYHLNDLVKGDCIFAATGVTDGSLLGGVKRKAGGRLTTESIVMRASTGTVRWVKGEHRIR, encoded by the coding sequence GTGCCCGAAACAAATATCGCCCCCAGCGACGTCCTCGACCGTGTCCTCGTCCTCGAAATGGTGCGCGTCACCGAAAAGGCGGCGATTTCGGCCTCGGCGTTGATCGGGCGGGGGGACGAAAAGGCCGCCGATGCCGCCGCTGTCGAGGCGATGCGCGACGCGCTCAACAGCCTGTACATGGACGGTACGGTCGTCATCGGCGAAGGCGAGCGCGACGAGGCCCCGATGCTGTTCATCGGGGAAAAAGTCGGCTCCGCCCCGGGCAAGGGCCCCAAGATCGACATCGCGCTCGACCCGCTCGAGGGAACGACGATCACGGCCAAGGCCGGTCCCAACGCACTTGCCGTGTTGGCGGCAGCAGAGGGCGGCAACCTGCTCAACGCGCCCGACACCTATATGGACAAGATTGCGGTCGGCCCCGGCTATCCGGAAGGCGTGATCGATCTGACGAAATCCGCGACCGAGAATGTGCACGCGCTCGCCGCTGCAAAAGGCGTGGCACCGAACGAGATCATCGCCTGCGTCCTCGACCGTCCCCGCCACGAAAAGCTGATCGCCGAACTCCGCGCGATGGGCTGCGGGGTCATGCTGATCGGCGACGGCGATGTCGCGGGCGTGATCGCGACGACCGATCCCGACACCGGCATCGACATCTATCTGGGTCAAGGCGGCGCGCCCGAGGGTGTGCTCGCCGCAGCCGCATTACGCTGCGTCGGCGGCCAGTTTCAGGGCCGCCTTGTCTTTCGCAACGACGACGAGCGTGCCCGCGCGCGCAAATGGGGGATCGAGGATCTCGACCGCGTGTATCACCTGAACGACCTGGTGAAGGGCGACTGCATCTTCGCCGCCACCGGGGTGACCGACGGCTCGCTGCTCGGCGGCGTCAAGCGCAAGGCCGGCGGGCGACTGACCACCGAAAGCATCGTGATGCGCGCATCGACCGGCACCGTTCGCTGGGTCAAAGGCGAACACCGTATCCGGTAG
- a CDS encoding isopenicillin N synthase family oxygenase: MSDLSVPPLSLATQSADPEAFARDFGASFQRFGFAIIADHGIDAALIDRAWTATKAFFALPLEEKMKYRAGKGGQRGYIPFGIEIAKGATENDLKEFWHIGRDLPVGHAFADHMPPNIWPAHPDDFRAIFTELYAEFDKVGARLLSAIALYLGLDKDWFVDPVRDGNSVLRLLHYPPVSPDAPGVRAGAHEDINLITLLLGAEEGGLQLLTREGEWIAVAPPQGALVVNVGDMLQRLTNHVLPSTTHRVVNPPPERRGVARYSMPFFLHLASDFEISTLPGCVTADNPDRYPQVITANGYLEQRLREIGLL; encoded by the coding sequence ATGTCCGATCTTTCCGTACCCCCCCTCTCGCTGGCGACCCAGTCCGCCGACCCCGAAGCCTTTGCGCGCGATTTCGGCGCGTCGTTCCAGCGTTTCGGTTTCGCCATCATCGCCGATCACGGCATCGACGCCGCGCTGATCGACCGCGCCTGGACCGCGACCAAGGCGTTTTTCGCCTTGCCGCTCGAAGAGAAGATGAAATACCGGGCCGGAAAGGGCGGCCAGCGCGGCTATATCCCGTTCGGGATCGAGATCGCCAAGGGCGCGACCGAGAACGACCTCAAGGAATTCTGGCACATCGGGCGCGACCTGCCTGTCGGCCACGCTTTCGCCGACCATATGCCGCCCAATATCTGGCCCGCGCATCCGGACGATTTCCGCGCCATCTTCACCGAGCTCTATGCCGAATTCGACAAGGTCGGCGCGCGGTTGCTCTCGGCAATCGCGCTCTATCTGGGCCTCGACAAGGACTGGTTCGTCGACCCCGTGCGCGACGGCAACAGCGTGCTGCGGCTGCTCCATTATCCGCCGGTGTCGCCCGATGCGCCGGGAGTGCGCGCCGGCGCGCATGAGGACATCAACCTGATCACCCTGCTGCTCGGTGCCGAGGAGGGCGGGTTGCAGTTGCTGACGCGCGAAGGCGAGTGGATCGCCGTCGCGCCGCCACAGGGTGCGCTGGTCGTCAATGTGGGCGACATGCTCCAGCGGCTGACCAATCACGTCCTGCCCTCGACCACGCACCGTGTCGTCAACCCCCCGCCAGAGCGCCGCGGTGTTGCGCGCTATTCGATGCCGTTCTTCCTGCATCTTGCGAGCGACTTCGAGATTTCGACGCTGCCGGGGTGTGTGACGGCGGACAATCCGGATCGCTATCCGCAGGTGATCACCGCGAACGGGTATCTGGAGCAGCGTTTGCGGGAAATCGGGTTGCTCTAA
- a CDS encoding homoserine dehydrogenase, producing MTEPLKIALAGLGTVGGGVVKLLDANRDLIARRAGRPIEVVAVSARDRSRDRGVDLSRFDWVDDTTALAERDGVDVVVELIGGSDGPALTLANRTIAAGRAFVTANKAMIAHHGLELASAAETAGTAFKYEAAVAGGIPVIKGLREGAAANELTQVYGILNGTCNYILTRMEAEGSGFDAVLADAQALGFAEADPSFDVDGVDAAHKLSILASLSFGTRIDFAGVALGGIRQVQAGDIAQARTLGYCIRLVGLAEAGSHGLFQRVHPCLVPLSHPLAHVQGPMNAVVAEGNFVGRLFFEGRGAGEGPTASAVVADLIDIARGEIGPAFAMPVASLAAATTADPGERRERAYLRFAVADKAGVLAELTAAMRDGGVSIESMIQKGETADGGVFVAMTTHEGPARAVHAALDRLDGSPSLTGKPVWMPILDV from the coding sequence ATGACCGAACCTCTAAAAATCGCCCTCGCCGGGCTCGGCACCGTCGGCGGCGGCGTCGTCAAGCTGCTCGATGCCAACCGCGACCTCATCGCGCGTCGCGCGGGACGGCCCATCGAGGTCGTTGCCGTGTCGGCCCGCGACCGCAGCCGCGACCGGGGCGTCGATCTGTCGCGTTTCGACTGGGTCGACGACACGACCGCGCTGGCAGAACGCGACGGTGTCGATGTCGTCGTCGAACTGATCGGCGGCAGCGACGGCCCCGCGCTTACGCTTGCCAACCGGACGATTGCGGCGGGTCGCGCCTTCGTCACCGCGAACAAGGCGATGATCGCGCATCATGGGCTGGAACTGGCAAGCGCTGCCGAAACGGCGGGCACCGCGTTCAAATATGAGGCAGCGGTCGCGGGCGGTATCCCCGTCATCAAGGGGTTACGCGAGGGTGCCGCAGCCAATGAGCTGACCCAGGTTTACGGCATCCTCAACGGCACCTGCAATTACATCCTGACGCGGATGGAAGCCGAAGGGTCGGGCTTCGACGCGGTGCTTGCCGACGCGCAAGCGCTGGGTTTCGCCGAAGCCGATCCGTCGTTCGACGTCGATGGCGTCGATGCCGCGCACAAGCTCAGTATTCTCGCGAGTCTCTCGTTCGGAACGCGGATCGATTTTGCGGGTGTAGCCTTGGGCGGCATCCGGCAGGTCCAGGCGGGCGATATCGCGCAGGCGCGGACGCTCGGCTATTGCATCCGGCTGGTGGGCTTGGCCGAGGCGGGCAGCCATGGCCTTTTCCAGCGCGTCCACCCTTGCCTCGTCCCGCTGTCGCACCCGCTGGCGCATGTCCAGGGGCCGATGAATGCGGTTGTGGCGGAAGGGAATTTCGTCGGGCGGCTGTTCTTCGAGGGGCGCGGCGCGGGCGAGGGACCGACCGCGAGCGCCGTCGTCGCCGACCTGATCGACATTGCGCGCGGCGAGATCGGACCGGCCTTTGCCATGCCCGTCGCCAGCCTCGCCGCTGCCACGACCGCCGATCCCGGTGAGCGCCGCGAGCGGGCGTATCTGCGCTTCGCCGTCGCCGACAAGGCGGGGGTGCTCGCCGAACTGACCGCCGCGATGCGCGACGGCGGGGTGTCGATCGAAAGCATGATCCAGAAGGGCGAGACGGCAGACGGCGGCGTGTTCGTCGCGATGACCACACATGAGGGTCCTGCCCGCGCGGTGCACGCCGCGCTCGACCGGCTCGACGGCAGCCCGAGCCTGACCGGCAAGCCCGTGTGGATGCCGATTTTGGACGTCTGA
- a CDS encoding DUF3597 domain-containing protein: MSIFGAIKDAIFGKPAEAATPPSPAVVAPTPPPPAPVPATPEDIDARLASIAASTGHPSNYKTSIVDLMKLLGLDSSLANRTTLAKELGYTGDTNDSATMNIWLHGEVMKSLANKGA; this comes from the coding sequence ATGAGCATTTTCGGTGCCATCAAGGACGCGATTTTCGGCAAGCCCGCTGAGGCCGCAACGCCGCCCTCGCCCGCTGTTGTGGCGCCCACGCCGCCGCCGCCCGCACCGGTCCCCGCGACTCCCGAGGACATCGATGCACGCCTCGCCTCGATCGCGGCATCGACGGGACATCCGTCGAATTACAAGACGTCGATCGTCGATCTGATGAAGCTGCTCGGTCTCGATTCGAGCCTCGCCAACCGCACCACGCTGGCGAAGGAACTCGGCTACACCGGCGACACCAATGATTCGGCCACGATGAACATCTGGCTGCACGGTGAAGTGATGAAGAGCCTCGCCAACAAGGGGGCGTAA